Proteins found in one Candidatus Edwardsbacteria bacterium genomic segment:
- the cmk gene encoding (d)CMP kinase: MVIAIDGPAASGKSTTAKLVARELGYLYIDTGAMYRAMALKAFRGKVSLSDSAAVAKLVESTTIDQKPGPDGIRTILDGRDVSQDIRTPEISRAASDISAISVVRQRLVKLQQEMGRQGGVVMEGRDITTVVFPDADVKVFMKAGITQRARRRMEELTARGAHCRLEDIERQIAERDAQDSQRADSPLLCTPDSLVIDTSALSIGQQVEQVLAAVRQKAGTA, from the coding sequence ATGGTCATAGCCATTGACGGTCCGGCGGCCTCTGGCAAAAGCACCACCGCCAAGCTGGTGGCTCGGGAGCTGGGATATCTCTATATTGATACCGGGGCCATGTACCGGGCCATGGCTTTGAAAGCTTTTCGGGGAAAGGTGTCTCTGAGCGACAGTGCGGCCGTGGCCAAGTTGGTCGAATCCACCACCATAGACCAAAAGCCCGGCCCGGACGGGATCCGGACAATATTGGACGGCCGGGATGTCAGCCAGGATATCAGGACCCCGGAGATTTCGCGGGCCGCCTCGGATATCTCGGCCATCTCGGTGGTCCGCCAAAGGCTGGTCAAACTACAGCAGGAGATGGGCCGCCAGGGCGGGGTGGTGATGGAGGGCCGGGACATCACCACCGTGGTGTTTCCCGATGCCGATGTCAAGGTGTTCATGAAGGCCGGCATCACCCAGCGGGCCCGGCGCCGGATGGAGGAACTGACAGCCAGGGGCGCCCATTGCCGACTGGAGGATATAGAGAGGCAGATAGCCGAGCGCGACGCCCAGGACAGCCAGAGGGCCGATAGCCCGCTGCTCTGCACCCCCGATTCGCTGGTGATAGACACCTCGGCCCTGAGCATCGGACAGCAGGTGGAGCAGGTGCTGGCGGCCGTCAGGCAGAAAGCGGGGACAGCATGA
- the hisC gene encoding histidinol-phosphate transaminase → MIPQPRENIGSISPYIPGKPIEEVRRELGLKGRIIKLASNENPLGPSKLAVKAIRQALKEINLYPDDGCYALGQRLSDHLGVSENQLIFGNGSVDIIEFIFKSFVAPKDHVVMAEQSFVMGKIAAKMTDADLTEVPLKNYTPDLEAMARAVIPQTKVVYIANPNNPTGTMINHDQLKAFIKAVPGSCVIILDEAYSEYITRSDFPRSLELLKDHSNIIILHTFSKIYGLAGLRVGYGIGHSDLIASIRKVRLPFNISLLSQAGCLAALDDVQHLERSRRVNDAGKEYLYRQFEKMKLSYVPSEGNFILVDPQLDSMEVFARLQKRSIIIRPVKNYGLPTALRVTIGSEKQNKKLVVALKKVIKEVRRSQ, encoded by the coding sequence ATGATACCCCAGCCCAGGGAGAATATCGGTTCCATCAGCCCTTATATTCCCGGCAAGCCCATCGAAGAAGTGCGCCGTGAACTGGGGCTCAAGGGCAGGATAATAAAACTGGCCTCCAACGAGAATCCATTGGGCCCGTCAAAGCTGGCGGTCAAGGCCATCCGCCAGGCGCTAAAGGAGATCAATCTGTATCCCGATGACGGCTGTTATGCCCTGGGCCAGAGGCTGTCCGATCACCTGGGAGTAAGCGAAAACCAGCTGATATTCGGCAACGGCTCGGTGGATATCATCGAATTTATATTCAAATCCTTCGTGGCGCCTAAAGATCATGTGGTAATGGCCGAGCAATCTTTTGTGATGGGCAAGATAGCGGCCAAAATGACCGATGCCGACCTTACCGAGGTCCCTTTGAAGAATTATACCCCTGATCTGGAGGCCATGGCCCGGGCGGTCATTCCGCAGACCAAGGTGGTCTATATCGCCAATCCCAACAATCCCACCGGAACCATGATCAACCACGACCAGCTCAAGGCTTTTATCAAAGCCGTTCCCGGGAGCTGTGTCATAATATTGGATGAGGCTTATTCCGAATATATAACCCGAAGCGATTTCCCCAGAAGCCTGGAACTGTTAAAGGATCACTCGAATATAATCATCCTGCACACCTTCTCCAAGATATACGGTCTGGCTGGCCTTCGGGTGGGCTATGGCATCGGCCATTCGGATTTGATCGCCTCGATAAGAAAGGTCCGGCTGCCGTTCAATATAAGCTTGTTGTCCCAGGCAGGCTGCCTGGCCGCCTTGGACGACGTCCAGCACCTGGAGCGCAGTCGCCGGGTGAACGATGCCGGCAAGGAATATTTATACCGCCAGTTCGAGAAGATGAAGCTGTCCTATGTCCCGTCGGAGGGTAATTTCATACTTGTCGATCCCCAGCTGGACTCGATGGAGGTCTTCGCCCGCCTGCAGAAGCGAAGCATCATCATCCGGCCGGTCAAGAACTACGGGCTGCCCACCGCCTTGAGGGTCACCATCGGGTCCGAGAAGCAGAATAAAAAGCTGGTGGTGGCTTTGAAAAAGGTCATTAAAGAGGTCCGCCGATCGCAGTAG
- a CDS encoding DUF190 domain-containing protein translates to MKLPEQAVLLRVFIGENDKHNGKPLYEQIVLKARELNLAGATVLRGILGFGADSRLHSAKLLNLSEDLPVVIEVVDTKENIDRLMPFIDQNVTEGLVTLEDIRVIKYRHS, encoded by the coding sequence ATGAAACTTCCGGAGCAGGCAGTGCTGTTAAGGGTGTTTATCGGCGAAAACGACAAGCATAACGGCAAGCCTTTGTACGAACAGATAGTGCTCAAGGCCCGCGAATTGAACCTGGCCGGGGCCACGGTCCTTAGGGGCATCCTGGGATTCGGGGCCGACAGCCGGCTTCACAGCGCCAAATTATTGAACCTGTCGGAGGACCTGCCGGTGGTCATCGAGGTGGTGGATACCAAGGAGAATATCGACCGGCTGATGCCCTTCATCGACCAGAACGTAACCGAGGGACTGGTGACCCTGGAGGATATCCGGGTGATAAAATACCGTCACAGCTAA
- the crcB gene encoding fluoride efflux transporter CrcB, with the protein MQHLIYIALGGMTGALARYGLSRLVQLSVNEIFPWGTLFVNLSGSLAIGVFFELFDRAMIPPDLRSFIAIGFLGAYTTFSSYSLETINLLREGEIRLCLTNVLLNNILGLLLVVAGIYAAKTVIRLF; encoded by the coding sequence GTGCAGCATTTGATCTATATCGCCCTGGGCGGCATGACCGGGGCTTTGGCCCGTTACGGGCTTTCCCGGCTGGTCCAGCTGTCGGTCAATGAGATATTTCCCTGGGGGACCTTGTTTGTCAATCTTTCCGGCTCTCTGGCCATCGGGGTGTTCTTTGAATTATTCGACCGGGCCATGATCCCCCCCGACCTGAGAAGCTTTATCGCCATCGGTTTTTTGGGGGCCTACACCACCTTCTCCAGCTACTCCCTGGAAACCATCAATCTGCTGCGGGAGGGCGAGATCAGGCTGTGCCTGACCAATGTGCTCCTGAACAATATATTGGGACTATTGTTGGTGGTGGCAGGGATATATGCCGCTAAAACAGTGATCAGATTATTTTAA